A stretch of DNA from Methanoculleus sp. SDB:
ACAAATCCACCGAGCGGGGCATGCTTCTCGATAAATATACGGATACATTCAGCACCGATATGGTCATGCTGATAATCGAGGCGGACGACGTCACGAATCCGGAAGTCCTTGCCTATATCGATCGCATTGAGGCCGATATCGGAAACGAGCAGTATATTGCGGGAATATCAAGCATCGTTGATCTGATCAAACAGATAAACAACGGCCAAGTCCCGAAATCTTATGCCGATATCATCCTGGCGAAAGAGTCGCTCCCCCCCTACCTGCTCGAACGGTACCTTCCGTCGGAACTGCTTACCATCAGCGTCATAACGCTCGAACCGGGTGTCTCCGCGGATGTTCGGAATGCCGTGCTCGACAATATCGATGCCATACTCCGGCTTTCGGATCCGCCGCCCGGTGTCGGCGTAACGGTGACGGGCGATTCGGCATTCGAAAAACAGATGGGAGAGGAGATCGGGGCCTCGATGGGAGTACTCATCTCCGCCGCCATGCTGCTCATGATCCTTGCGGTCGGCCTCCTCTTCTCTCATGTCCGGTACCGCCTGCTTCCCGTTGCGGTCGTGGCATGCGGCCTGATCCTCACCTTCGGTATCATGGGGATCGCCGGAATTCCTATCAGCATGGTTGTGATCGGAGCGTTCCCGGTGCTTATCGGGATCGGCATTGACTATGCGATCCAGTTCCATACCCGGTTCGATGAAGAGTCGCGGAAATCCCCCCTGCCCGAGGCGATTCTAACGACCCTCACCCGGTCCGGCCCCGCCATACTCTTCGCAATGATCGCGACGTCGCTCGGGTTTATCGCGATGTATATCTCCCCTGTGCCGATGGTGCAGGATTTCGGGCTGACCTGCACCATCGGCGTGGTCTCCTGTTATATCGCAGCACTGGTGATGGTTCCGACGTTCGGCACGCTCATCGCGTACCGTCCGAAAGAGGTGCGGGGTGCGGGAAGGCGGGGCGCGATGGATATGTACGATTCCTTCCTCGGGACCCTCGCCCTCAAAATTGCAAAACATCCCTTGCCCGTGGTCCTGATCCTCGGTTTCGTCGCAATCGTCGGAATCCAGATCGACCAGACGATTCCGATTAATACCAATGAAGATACCTTTGTTCCCCCTGACATGCCCGCTGTTGTGGATCTGAAAAAAGTCACGCGGACGATGGGATCGACCCAGACGCTCCCCGTATACGTCCGCGGGGCGGGTGTCCTCGATATCGACACACTCAGCTGGATTAAAGAGTTCTCCGAGTACGAAGTATCCTCAAACGACAAGGTTACCGGTGCGACGAGTATTGTGACGTACCTCATGCAGTACAACGGCGGGGTCATGCCCTCCACCGACGCGGGTGTGGAGGAGGTGCTCGCGCGGATTCCCCGGGAGACAAAGAATGCCTATGTCAGCGGCACGATGGATACCGTCATCCAGTTCTCTCTCATGGATATGGAAAACGAGGTTGCGCTCTCGCTGGTCGACAGGATTTCGAGGGACATTGTTTGGAAAGAGGCACCGCCGGGTATCACCGTCTCACCGACGGGACAACTCGACATGTTCACGTCCCTCATCGATCAGATCAATCAGGGAAAGACACGGATGACGCTCCTCGGTTTCGGGCTGATATTTGCATTTCTCCTGATAGTGTACCGCCGCCTGAATGCGATCTCGCCGTTGATTCCCATCATGATGATCGTCGGGTGGAACGGGGCGATTATGTATCTCCTCGGCATAGAATACTCACCCATGACCGCTGCGCTCGGCTCCATGACAATAGGTGTGGCCTCGGAATATACGATCCTGATTATGGAGCGGAGCATGGAGGAGCGGGACCGTGGCCGGGATGTATTTGAATCGATCCGCGAATCCGTCCAGAAGATCGGGACCGCGGTCACCGTGTCGGGGATGACGACGGTATTCGGTTTTTCGGCCCTCCTGCTCTCTACGTTTAATATCATCAAGAATTTCGGTGCCGTGACCGTGATTACCGTCGGCTTTTCGCTTATCGGGGCCATCATCGTCATGCCCGCCGTGCTCTCCCTGATGGGGAGAGGGGGACGGCCGGAGGGAGATCATGCCGCCGTCGAGCTTGTGGGAGCAAAGGGAGCATGACGACGGACGATTACTTCATGCACTGCGCCATCACGGCCGCACGCCGGGGGATTTCGGAGGGACAGACGCCTTTCGGGGCCTGTATTGTCATGGACGGGGAGATCATTGCCTGCGACCACAACCGGGTCTGGGAACAGAGCGACAGTACGGCGCATGCGGAGATACTTGCCATCCGGAGTGCCTGCCGGGCCCGGGGGACCATTGATCTCGCCGGTGCGACAATCTATGCCACCTGCGAGCCCTGCCCGATGTGTTTTGCCGCCTGCCACTGGGCACGAATCGGACGGATCGTCTCGGGCGCCTCCATCCGGGATGCACGGGGATTCGGTTTTCACGAGCTGCATGTCTCAAACGCGATGATGGCCCGGCTTGGGAGGAGCGAAATTACGCTCGAGCAGGGAGTCTGCCGGGACGAATGCATCGCCCTCTTCCTGGAATGGGTGTCCGAAGGGCGGAGCGGGCCGTACTGAGCGGCGGCAGCGGCCGCTCCGCTCCGGGAAGAAACAGAGAAGTGAAATGTAGTATCCGGGGGAATCGGCTATGTCCGTGACATCGCTTAATAATAATCGTCGAATTGTGTCATTTTGCTCTGGCTTTTCCGTTGTCTGTCATCGGGATGCCGGTGGTTGCGGGTGTTTTTAATTTTGTCCCGGGAACCTTTCACATCCCGTTTCTGGCGTCGGTATTCCTTCTCCTCAAAGAAGTCCACACCATCGTTGAAATAATCGTAGGTATTCCTTTTTCCCACAATGTCAGGTGAACCGAATAAAAAAATAAACCTTACGATGGAGGACTCCCCGTCTTGCCGGAAAAAGGGAGGGGCCCGGTATCAGTGGGCGGCATCGCCACACCGGCACCGGCCGATCGTGAATGCCATGGATGCGGTTGTGAGTGCCATTACAAAAAAGGCGGGTGCAAATCCGGATGTCTGCGCTATGATACCCGCTGCAAACGGGAGCAGCGTCATTCCCGCATAGGTGGCTGTATTGAAAAGGCCCATCAGCGCTCCCTGCTGCACGCCCATTGCGCCGAGATACGCGAGCTGGGCATTGATAATAAATCCCGCCACACCGCCGATGACGGCGAACATCAGGAGCACCGCATACAGCCCCAGTGACGGTGCCACGAAGGAGAGCATGACCGCCGTGGCCATGAGAAGGGCCGATATCCGGACGGTCCGCACCGGTTCGAACGAGAGGCGTGACGCGGCAAGTGATGTCGCCATGGTTGCCGCGTGCATCATCCCGATCTGGACGGACAGGAGCGATGCAGATTCGCCGGTAAACTCCGGATAGAGAGCGGTGACCACGCCGGTGACCCCGATAAGCACAACGGTGGAGATATACAGCCAGAAATGAACGCGGAATGTCTCCGCAAGATGCACCTTCCGGCGTTCCTCTTCTCTCACTTCGGAAATATAGGCGCTCATGACTAGCGGAACGGCGGAGAGGGCGGTGAAGAGGACCACGCCACCCGTCGCACCCATGCTCATTTCGAGCCATCCGGTCCCGAGGAGACCGGTCAGGAGACCGAGATTGAGGGCGGCGATAAAATGTCCGCTCAGGCTGCGGTGATTCGGCTGCGAATTAATCCATGCCAGTGCGGACGGCACGAACAGCCCCGCACCAATCCCTTCGAGTGTCCGTGCGGCGAGAACCGGCAGGACGGCCGGGAAGAGTATGATCAGGATCCCCGACATGCACGTAAGAAGCAGGCCGAGGCGGATCAGGGGAGTTTTTCCGATCCGGTCGCTTAACAGGCCGGCGGGGAGTACAGTAAGAAACGCTCCGAAAAAATAGGCGGAATATATCGCACCCTGGAGAGCGGGTTCGGCTTGTGCAAAGGAGGGAAGGACGGGTACGATGGCATTGGAGATTGCCATCACGATGAAAATGCCGGAGAGCAGGGTGATTGACTGTCTCATTTCAGACCATTCGATAGGTTTCAAGGTTCATGGGCGAATGAGTTTCGATGCGGAAGCGTTTATAGATGGAACTGGCCAGATCAATCGTCTTGTTTTCGTCACCATGAATGGTAAATATCTTCTCGGGACGGGGATGCAGGTGCGTCACGTAGTTCATGAGCTGTTTCCTGTCAGAATGGCCCGAAAAACCGTCGACGGTCACAATCTCGAGATTGATCACGATTGTTTCACGCCTCCCGGTCGGGATTTCACGCCATCCTTTCTGGATTCTTCGCCCCATGGTCCCGTCAGCCTGGTACCCGACAAAGACAAGCGCGTTGCGCTCGTCGGATGCGAGGTTTCTGAGATACTCCATGACCGGCCCGCCGTTGAGCATACCGCTTGTGGTGATGATCACGCAGGGGTCGGCGTTCATGACCTCCTCGCGGAGTTTGGGCGAGTCCACCTGGACAAAACAGTCGGAAAGGAACGGGTTCATTCCTTCCCGGAATATCTGTGTGCGCAGGTCGCTGTTGAGATATTCGGGATAGGTCGTGTGGATGGCCGTCGCTTCCCGGATCATCCCGTCGAGATAGACCTTCACCTTCGGGATTTTCTCGAGCCGTATCCCTTCCTCGAGTGCAAGCATCACTTCCTGCGATCTCCCGACAGCGAATGCGGGGATGATGACTTTCCCACCCCGCTCCACGACACGGGACACGGTATCGTAGAGCAGTTCTTCGGCGTCTTTCCGTGCGGGCTGCATATCGCCCGAGCCGCCGTATGTGCTTTCCATGAAGAGCGCTTCGAGGCGGGGAAACTGTACCGTGGCGGGTCCGAAAAGCCGTGTTTTGCCGTAATTGAAATCGCCCGTGAATGCAATGTTGTAGAGCCCTTCCCCGATGTGGAAATGGGCGATTGCAGATCCGAGGATGTGCCCGGCATTGTGGAAGGTGAGTTTAATATCGGGTGCGATATCAGTCACGCTGCCGTAATTCAGCGTAATCGAATGCTTGATATACTGCTGGACCTCCGTCGAGGAGTACGGCACGCGGTTGTTCTCCTTGTTCATAACGTCGATGTAGTCGAGCTGGAGCATTGCCGAGAGATCGCGGGTTGCCGGAGTGCTGTAGATTGGCCCTTCGTACCCGTACTTGAAAAGCAGGGGTACGAGTGCGCAGTGATCAAGATGGGCGTGGGTGATGACGACAGCATCGAGCGAGGTAAGCGGCTGGATCTCGGGAACACCGAGATAGGGAAATCCGTTTACATTGCTGGGCTTCTCTCCGCAGTCGATGAGTATCTTCGACTCGGGAGTCGAAAGGAGGAATGCGGCCCGGCCGACTTCCCTGCAGCAGCCGAGTGTCGTGACCCGCACCCAGTTCTCCTTGCGGGTGATGTCGCGGTGGATGCGCCTCCCGATGGTCCTGAGGAACTCTTTTCGTTCATCCTTGACGGAGCGAAGAAACTGCCGGATCTGTTTTACCGTGACGCTTTCGATGGGGGGCGTCCGGACAACCTTCGGCGTCCACCCGATCTCCTTGGTGATTTCACGGAGCGTGGCACCGTTCTTCCCGATCACGACACCCGGCTTTTCCGCCTCGACAAGTACTTCGCCGGTGTCGGGGTCAAAGAAAATATCGGTGATACCGGCGTTTTCCGGGACGACGTTACGGATATTCACCGCCGCCCGTTCGGGATCCTCGAGGACGTTCGGGCGGACCACGATGCGTTTCCGGAGATCCCGGGCAAGGATTTTAATGAGGTCGGCCTGATCAGCGAACTTCTTCGGATCATCGGTATAGATGACCAGTTCGGGCCCTTCGAATTCGACTTCCGAAATCGTAATCCCTGCGGGTATTTTGTTATTGATCTTTTCCTTAAGATCCTGTAATCGCTCCTCAATAAGCATTAAAATCGTCCTCAATAAAAAAATGTTAGTTGGTTGCCTGAATCGGGCTTTTACCGAGCCCGGGTAATTTTGTTTCTTCGTATTTTTCCCGGGTGATGACGACGATGCTGATGTCCTCGCCGGATCCGACGTCACGGCGCATTGCCGATTTCAGTGCCCTCACGGCGAGATCAACGGCCTCCTCCTCGGTTATGTCACGGTGGTATCGATCTTCGAGCACACCGTATGCAAACGGCGACCCCGAGCCGGTAGCGACCATATCGTCCTCCCGGGAGGCACCCCCCATCGCGTCCACCGAATAGACGGAAGGGCCGGTCTCATCAATGCCCCCGACAAGGAGCTGCACGTAAAACGGGAAATACCTGTTCTGGTTGAGGTAGTTGGAGAGAAGAGTGGATGTCGCACCTACCGTTATCGGGCGCCCCCTGCGGACCTGGAAGAGGTTGCATTCAACCCGCATCAGCCGGGCAAGCTGCTGCGCATCTCCCACGCCTCCGGCAGTTGTCATACCGATCCGGTCGGCAATCTGGTATACTTTCTTTGCTGTTTTACTTGCCACAAGGTTGCCCATTGTCGCTCGTTTTTCGGTGGCGAGCACGACTCCTTGATCAAAGACGAGCCCTATTGTCGTTGTCCCCTTATAAATTTCATTGGAAAGTTCAGGCATTTGGATTCCTCCACCGGGATTACACGATATAAAGATAATAAAAGGTTTCAGACTATACAATGATACGATTATCCATAAAGGTTATTGTTATTTGATTTTAACGGCCTGAAAAAGTATTACATCCGGCAGGTGTCGAAAACTCCTCCCAGGACAATCGATTCGGGGATGAGAACCCTTATCACGTTCCTGTCAAAGAGCATCGAAACAAGCCGTTTATCGCCGTTAATCACCGGCAACTGATCGATCCGCGTCCGCTTCATCTTCAATGCGCATTCGCTGATCACGGAATTGACGGGCATGGCAACGACGTCGCGGACCATGGCCGACTTTGCCGGTTTGTCGGGAAGCTGAATCCGGGATATTCCGTAGGATATGGAGTGCATGTCGCGGATGCTCTCCCACGTCCATTCGTCATCATCAGTGCCGTTTGAAAAATCGCTCACCTGTACCGAATCCTCGATGCATGCATGCCGGATCAGGTCGCGTTCCGAGATGATGCCGGTGAGCTGCGATTCCTCGTTGAGTATGGGAATCGCATCGAAGCCGGAGATCTCCATGATCCTGCCGACGACCGGCAACGGCGTTTCCTCCCACAAAGCGAAGGTGTGGCAGGTATACCGTGATTTGATCTCCTCCTCGATCTTCATTTGTGCGATGGCCCCGATCAAATCCGCGACACTGATCAGCCCGAGGAGTTTCCCGGAATCCACGACAGGAAGACGGCGGACATTGTGTTTTATCATCAGGATTGCCGCTTCACGGATGTGGGCATCGGGGTGGATCGTGACAGGGTCCGGTGTCATGAGAAGCCCGAGCTGGGTCTCATCCGGTTTCCTGAGCAGATCCTTTCGGGTGATGATGCCGACAATTTTTCCTTCTTTCAGGACCGGGACACCGCTGATGCCCGTCCGTTTCAGAATTCTGAGCACATCGTCCCTGTTTCCCGGAATTTCCACGCAGACGACGTCCCCCGTCATAAAGTCGCGGACTGGTTTCGTGTCTATAATCTCACCACCATTGTTGAAACCGTGCTGTTTCTTACGACGTGGGACGTGACACTCCCGAGAAGAAGCCGGTCGATCTCGCTCTTTCCGTGCGACCCGAGAACGATAAGATCGGCAGCGATCTCGTCGGCGAGTTTGAGAATTTCATTTCCTGCGTGTCCCTGTTTGATATGCGTCGTGAGTTCCACACCAGCCTGTGATGCGGTCTCTCTGCTTTCGTCCATTGTCAGATTGCCTTCGCTTTCGAGCAGGTTGTAGATAACCTCAAGCGTATTATCGATGGGGATGGAAGAGAGCATGCCGGTCTCAATGACATAGACCGCATGGATCTCTGCATTCCAGACCTTTGCTTCGTCAATGGCGGTCTGCAGAGATCTTTTACTCACATCCGAGCCATCAATGGCGACCAGGATTTTATGAAACATTGACTCTCCTCAAAAATTAGGTCTGTATATTATTTTTACCGCATACTATAAATGATTCGTCCAATCAGTCCCTGGTTCATGCGTTTCACAACCGTCGCGAGCGGATCATGGCTGTACCGGAAATTTGCGCGCAGGGGATCCACCGTGAAAAACGCAGCCGGGTTCCCCTCGGAAATATAGTGAGGGGCGGTGAAGAGTGACGAACCTGCGGTTGCCATGCGCAGGATGTCGGCGGGCGGAATCCGGTAGATACATGCGGTAAAAGCCATTTCCTGGAACATATCCGGCTGGACGAACATCACGTTGTCCGTTCCGAGCAGGACACGGCACCCGAGATCCAGCATTCGTTTGATCGGGGGATGGGAGCGTGACATCGCCACACCGAGTGACCAGTTCGAGCGCGGGCAGACGGCGACCGGTACCCCCTCGTCTGCAATCCGCTTCAGCTGCGTATCGGTTGCATGCGTGCAGTGGACCAGCAGATCGGGCCCGAAGGACAGTGCTCCCTCGATATCGTCCGCATCCTTCTCCCCGGCATGGAATGCAACGAATTTTCCCTGCCGTCTGGCGTCCGCGACAGCCGCCTCCAGTCCCGGGTCCGGCCGGTAACTCGGAACGCCCACTCCGTCGGCGATCCTCTCCCCCCCGTCGCGTCCGAAGATCACCGCCCGGCACGGCTGCCCTTCCACCGCCTCGGTGAGCAGGGACACGCCATCGGCGCCGCCCTCCCTGAAATCGGCAAATCCTGTTGTCCCGGACGCGATCATACTCCGGATCGAGGAGCGCATCGCCTCCCGAATCGCGGCGGGTGCTGCGGCGGCAAGCAGGCGGTGCTTTAGCCCCGCAGGGGGAGCGACGAGGGACGCAAGGTCCCCGGATGCGGGAACGTCGAGCGCGACAGTGTCGGCAAGGTGCGTGTGCGCATTGAAAAATGCGGGGCAGATCCAGGGGCCGTCCCGGGGAGTGGTCTCATCGATGGAGAGGATCCGTCCCGCTTCGACGGTTATGGCGACATCACGGAGAAGGAGTTCCTCCCCGACAAATGCCCGTCCTTCAACGACACAACTGGCCTGTACAGGATCCATGGATGCTGATTTATATATGGAGACTCCCACATTATAGGTATATGGCAAAAAAAAGTGGCGGACGGTTAATATCGTCGGCGGGTCTTGTCACGTATTATGAGAGCGAGGACCGCCGTTCATTCCATATCAGTCCCGTCGCGGTACTGATCATCGCGGGAGTGATCGGGCTGATCACGCTTGTTCTCAACATGCTGCTCTGATCAGAGCGGATTCTGCATTTTTTTCAGTGCATTCTGTGTAATATCCTTGTCCTGTCCAAAGTACAGGTTATCGTGCCCTTGCCATACGGGGCAGTTCCTGAATACGACAGCGGGGACTCCCCGGTTGCTTTCGCCCATGACAAAATTGGCGAATCCTGCGATTTCATCCACAACGGCCTCTTCCGTGATCTTCAGCACATGCCCGAAGAGGTCATGATCCCCCCGATAGTCCTGGATTGCCGGCATTCCGCTCCACCCGATTGCGATCCCTGTCTGCCCGCGCCGAAACGATCGCCCGCAGGTATCGGTGATGATAACCCGGATATCCTTTCCCGTAATCGTACGGATTTCTTCCCTGACTTCCTCCGCCGCTCCGTTCGGATCCGGCGGGAGCAGGATCACCGTTCCGTCCTCCACATTGCTCTGGTCCACACCGGCACGGACGCCCACGTGGCCGTGCGGAAGGCGGGTCAGCAGAAAGGGGTGGTCGAGAAGGATGTCCGTCGACTCGTCAAGCACCGCCTGCATAAACCGGGGATCTTCTCCGCATGCCGCTCCTATCCGGCATGCCCGCGCACCTGCCTCGATGGCGGCGAGAGAGCGTGTATGTCCTCTGGACTTTGAATACACCGATGAAGCGAGGCAGAGAATATCGCCGTCCTGCATCGCGACGCGGTCGCAGATGAGCGACGGGAGCTTATCGCCCTCGTGTATGAGGGGGAGCCCCTCGACGGGAAGTATCTCGATGTGCATATGTATAGAGCATCAGCCGCTGAACCCCCAAAAAACTTCCCATAGGGCCTTATTCGCAGGGATGATGTCGTTCCGGCCGCCGGGCACTAGGGTGCCCATGCGGGAAGCCAATAACTATATCCCGAACCAAACATCCTGATAATGGTTCATTCCGCATGCCCGCCGGCAATTCGTCCGCGGGATTACACGCTCGGGGAGCTCGGGGCGTTTCATGCCCATATCGGCCCCTTCCTTGTTCTTGGTTACCGGATCGGGCGGTACGTGCGCGATCATTTCTGCGACGATCCCTTTTCGATATCCGCACGGGTCTGTTGCCCCGCCCGTTCACCCGAACGGTGCATGGTCGACGGTATCCAGGTATCGAGCGGCTGTACGCTTGGCAAGGAGAACATCGTTGTCATCGACGATCCCGA
This window harbors:
- a CDS encoding MFS transporter; protein product: MRQSITLLSGIFIVMAISNAIVPVLPSFAQAEPALQGAIYSAYFFGAFLTVLPAGLLSDRIGKTPLIRLGLLLTCMSGILIILFPAVLPVLAARTLEGIGAGLFVPSALAWINSQPNHRSLSGHFIAALNLGLLTGLLGTGWLEMSMGATGGVVLFTALSAVPLVMSAYISEVREEERRKVHLAETFRVHFWLYISTVVLIGVTGVVTALYPEFTGESASLLSVQIGMMHAATMATSLAASRLSFEPVRTVRISALLMATAVMLSFVAPSLGLYAVLLMFAVIGGVAGFIINAQLAYLGAMGVQQGALMGLFNTATYAGMTLLPFAAGIIAQTSGFAPAFFVMALTTASMAFTIGRCRCGDAAH
- a CDS encoding amidohydrolase; the protein is MDPVQASCVVEGRAFVGEELLLRDVAITVEAGRILSIDETTPRDGPWICPAFFNAHTHLADTVALDVPASGDLASLVAPPAGLKHRLLAAAAPAAIREAMRSSIRSMIASGTTGFADFREGGADGVSLLTEAVEGQPCRAVIFGRDGGERIADGVGVPSYRPDPGLEAAVADARRQGKFVAFHAGEKDADDIEGALSFGPDLLVHCTHATDTQLKRIADEGVPVAVCPRSNWSLGVAMSRSHPPIKRMLDLGCRVLLGTDNVMFVQPDMFQEMAFTACIYRIPPADILRMATAGSSLFTAPHYISEGNPAAFFTVDPLRANFRYSHDPLATVVKRMNQGLIGRIIYSMR
- a CDS encoding hydrogenase expression protein HypA; translation: MDRPFAVLARIITGRPYAVAGAIAAIFFVSLWGMTLLSMETGTDTYMDKSTERGMLLDKYTDTFSTDMVMLIIEADDVTNPEVLAYIDRIEADIGNEQYIAGISSIVDLIKQINNGQVPKSYADIILAKESLPPYLLERYLPSELLTISVITLEPGVSADVRNAVLDNIDAILRLSDPPPGVGVTVTGDSAFEKQMGEEIGASMGVLISAAMLLMILAVGLLFSHVRYRLLPVAVVACGLILTFGIMGIAGIPISMVVIGAFPVLIGIGIDYAIQFHTRFDEESRKSPLPEAILTTLTRSGPAILFAMIATSLGFIAMYISPVPMVQDFGLTCTIGVVSCYIAALVMVPTFGTLIAYRPKEVRGAGRRGAMDMYDSFLGTLALKIAKHPLPVVLILGFVAIVGIQIDQTIPINTNEDTFVPPDMPAVVDLKKVTRTMGSTQTLPVYVRGAGVLDIDTLSWIKEFSEYEVSSNDKVTGATSIVTYLMQYNGGVMPSTDAGVEEVLARIPRETKNAYVSGTMDTVIQFSLMDMENEVALSLVDRISRDIVWKEAPPGITVSPTGQLDMFTSLIDQINQGKTRMTLLGFGLIFAFLLIVYRRLNAISPLIPIMMIVGWNGAIMYLLGIEYSPMTAALGSMTIGVASEYTILIMERSMEERDRGRDVFESIRESVQKIGTAVTVSGMTTVFGFSALLLSTFNIIKNFGAVTVITVGFSLIGAIIVMPAVLSLMGRGGRPEGDHAAVELVGAKGA
- a CDS encoding universal stress protein UspA — encoded protein: MFHKILVAIDGSDVSKRSLQTAIDEAKVWNAEIHAVYVIETGMLSSIPIDNTLEVIYNLLESEGNLTMDESRETASQAGVELTTHIKQGHAGNEILKLADEIAADLIVLGSHGKSEIDRLLLGSVTSHVVRNSTVSTMVVRL
- a CDS encoding proteasome subunit beta yields the protein MPELSNEIYKGTTTIGLVFDQGVVLATEKRATMGNLVASKTAKKVYQIADRIGMTTAGGVGDAQQLARLMRVECNLFQVRRGRPITVGATSTLLSNYLNQNRYFPFYVQLLVGGIDETGPSVYSVDAMGGASREDDMVATGSGSPFAYGVLEDRYHRDITEEEAVDLAVRALKSAMRRDVGSGEDISIVVITREKYEETKLPGLGKSPIQATN
- a CDS encoding transcriptional regulator, whose protein sequence is MTGDVVCVEIPGNRDDVLRILKRTGISGVPVLKEGKIVGIITRKDLLRKPDETQLGLLMTPDPVTIHPDAHIREAAILMIKHNVRRLPVVDSGKLLGLISVADLIGAIAQMKIEEEIKSRYTCHTFALWEETPLPVVGRIMEISGFDAIPILNEESQLTGIISERDLIRHACIEDSVQVSDFSNGTDDDEWTWESIRDMHSISYGISRIQLPDKPAKSAMVRDVVAMPVNSVISECALKMKRTRIDQLPVINGDKRLVSMLFDRNVIRVLIPESIVLGGVFDTCRM
- a CDS encoding preprotein translocase subunit SecG is translated as MAKKSGGRLISSAGLVTYYESEDRRSFHISPVAVLIIAGVIGLITLVLNMLL
- a CDS encoding deaminase — its product is MHCAITAARRGISEGQTPFGACIVMDGEIIACDHNRVWEQSDSTAHAEILAIRSACRARGTIDLAGATIYATCEPCPMCFAACHWARIGRIVSGASIRDARGFGFHELHVSNAMMARLGRSEITLEQGVCRDECIALFLEWVSEGRSGPY
- a CDS encoding F420-0--gamma-glutamyl ligase (catalyzes the addition of gamma linked glutamate to 7,8-didemethyl-8-hydroxy-5-deazariboflavin (coenzyme F420-0)); this encodes MHIEILPVEGLPLIHEGDKLPSLICDRVAMQDGDILCLASSVYSKSRGHTRSLAAIEAGARACRIGAACGEDPRFMQAVLDESTDILLDHPFLLTRLPHGHVGVRAGVDQSNVEDGTVILLPPDPNGAAEEVREEIRTITGKDIRVIITDTCGRSFRRGQTGIAIGWSGMPAIQDYRGDHDLFGHVLKITEEAVVDEIAGFANFVMGESNRGVPAVVFRNCPVWQGHDNLYFGQDKDITQNALKKMQNPL